A genomic stretch from Candidatus Dormiibacterota bacterium includes:
- a CDS encoding DUF6338 family protein translates to MGPGTFEGLFVILVAVVPGYIALALWARNKTWQEPPTDLKYVLLAIVVSAVIQLLEFLPLTSWWVWPVHDRLIDHPIRVAFWGLFALLLVPAIGGLYAGRLTSLSWGTLFWGKSPPSLRTREGWRRVLLEDLFPPVPPSPWDKFFLEDTADGQFLVITFNDGSKVAGSYYGPAWVAMSPQTQGIFLAQEYTVKDGQIDKEITESKGVLVPVTSNIASVKVLAAASDAKEAAK, encoded by the coding sequence GTGGGGCCCGGCACCTTCGAAGGCCTGTTCGTGATCCTCGTCGCCGTCGTCCCCGGCTACATCGCCCTGGCCCTGTGGGCGCGGAACAAGACGTGGCAGGAGCCGCCCACCGACCTTAAGTACGTGCTGCTCGCGATCGTCGTCAGCGCCGTGATCCAGCTCCTGGAGTTCCTACCCCTGACCTCTTGGTGGGTGTGGCCCGTTCACGACCGCCTCATCGACCATCCCATACGCGTCGCGTTCTGGGGCCTGTTCGCTCTCCTGCTCGTCCCGGCGATCGGCGGGCTCTACGCCGGCCGGCTCACCTCGCTCTCATGGGGGACGCTGTTCTGGGGCAAGAGCCCGCCGAGCCTCCGAACACGGGAGGGATGGAGGCGCGTGCTGCTCGAGGACCTGTTCCCGCCGGTTCCGCCGTCGCCGTGGGATAAGTTCTTCCTCGAAGACACGGCCGACGGGCAGTTCCTCGTCATCACTTTCAACGACGGTTCCAAGGTCGCGGGCAGCTACTATGGTCCCGCGTGGGTCGCGATGTCGCCCCAGACCCAAGGCATCTTCCTCGCCCAGGAGTACACGGTGAAGGACGGGCAGATCGACAAGGAGATAACGGAGTCAAAGGGCGTGCTGGTGCCGGTCACCTCGAACATCGCAAGCGTGAAGGTCCTGGCGGCAGCGTCGGACGCAAAGGAGGCAGCAAAGTGA
- a CDS encoding SEC-C metal-binding domain-containing protein, whose amino-acid sequence MPAVPAVCTNCGAVFSSGIVLGDSLSGVSMSGSTAGTCPKCGGMGLVRGGVYSSGSSSGGGLGRATPRPPTNDPSPSGPCPCGGGKKYKRCHGAA is encoded by the coding sequence ATGCCTGCCGTCCCGGCCGTATGCACCAATTGCGGCGCCGTCTTCTCGTCCGGCATCGTCCTCGGCGACAGCCTCAGCGGCGTGTCAATGTCCGGCAGCACCGCCGGCACCTGCCCAAAGTGCGGCGGGATGGGGCTGGTAAGGGGCGGCGTGTACTCCTCCGGCAGTTCCTCTGGCGGTGGCCTGGGCCGTGCGACGCCGCGGCCGCCCACCAACGATCCGAGCCCCAGCGGGCCGTGTCCCTGCGGCGGCGGCAAGAAGTACAAGCGATGCCACGGCGCCGCGTGA